From Nymphaea colorata isolate Beijing-Zhang1983 chromosome 6, ASM883128v2, whole genome shotgun sequence, a single genomic window includes:
- the LOC116255571 gene encoding hypothetical protein At1g04090-like, producing the protein MGHRQSSPKGLPINSTFKLPSQVPAWPPGTGFATGSISLGELEVCQVTTFTKIWSYNEGGVDNLGASFFKPASIPSGFFMLGCYCQPNSKQLSGWVLAGKGSQTLKIPVDFSLVWSSESLNIKQDDHGYFWLPIPPQGYKAVGFMVTSTPEKPPLDEIRCVRSDLVDECELDTWVWDHNKDNGEVISFYSLRPTHRGTSAVGVRVGTFCVQVNGEPNYLTNVGCLKNMSRDPFSSYMPSLTQVEAIMKVYSPWIYFHPDEAYLPSSVPWFFTNGALLYQNGSSTPTPIDPAGSNLPQGGSEDDSYWIALPVNETDAGRVKKGALQSAECYLHIKPMLGATFTDVAIWVFYPFNGPARAKVKLVNISLGKIGEHVGDWEHVTLRISNFSGELWQVYCSQHSKGTWVGVEDLEFEGGNKAVVYASLHGHALYPRAGLVLQGDSNLGIGIRNDTAKGTKMDTGERYVVVAGESLGSVAEPPWLNYAKRWGPTITYNIAVELKKVTTILPGKLKDALESVIRKLPAEVLGESGPTGPKMKSNWSVDEA; encoded by the exons ATGGGGCATCGGCAGTCCTCTCCGAAGGGCCTTCCAATTAACTCAACGTTCAAATTGCCGTCTCAAGTACCAGCTTGGCCTCCTG GTACTGGATTTGCAACCGGAAGCATAAGCCTCGGAGAGCTGGAGGTGTGTCAAGTTACAacatttacaaaaatatggtCTTACAATGAAGGTGGTGTGGACAACCTTGGCGCAAGTTTTTTCAAACCAGCCAGCATACCATCTGGATTTTTCATGCTCGGTTGCTACTGCCAACCGAACTCTAAACAGCTCTCCGGTTGGGTTCTTGCCGGAAAAGGCTCCCAAACTCTCAAAATTCCGGTAGACTTCTCGTTGGTATGGAGTAGTGAGTCTTTGAATATAAAGCAAGATGATCATGGTTACTTCTGGCTGCCAATTCCTCCTCAAGGCTACAAGGCTGTGGGTTTTATGGTGACCTCCACGCCGGAGAAGCCACCTCTTGATGAAATAAGGTGTGTTAGGTCGGACCTCGTCGACGAGTGCGAGTTGGACACGTGGGTTTGGGATCATAACAAGGATAATGGTGAGGTTATAAGCTTCTATAGTCTAAGGCCAACACATAGAGGAACCAGTGCTGTTGGAGTAAGGGTAGGAACATTTTGTGTCCAAGTCAATGGGGAACCCAATTACCTGACCAATGTAGGCTGTTTGAAGAACATGAGCCGTGACCCATTTTCTAGTTACATGCCTAGTCTCACACAAGTTGAGGCCATAATGAAGGTCTACTCCCCATGGATCTACTTCCATCCAGATGAGGCCTACCTACCTTCGTCAGTGCCCTGGTTCTTCACCAATGGAGCCCTTCTCTACCAAAATGGCAGCTCGACGCCGACCCCCATCGATCCGGCCGGGTCAAATCTCCCACAAGGCGGTTCCGAGGATGACTCGTACTGGATCGCGTTGCCGGTCAACGAAACTGATGCCGGGCGAGTCAAGAAGGGTGCCCTACAAAGTGCAGAGTGCTACTTGCACATCAAGCCCATGCTGGGTGCCACTTTCACTGATGTTGCCATATGGGTCTTCTACCCCTTCAATGGTCCAGCTAGGGCCAAAGTGAAGCTAGTCAACATCTCTCTAGGCAAGATTGGGGAACATGTGGGAGACTGGGAGCATGTAACACTGAGAATCAGCAATTTCTCAGGGGAGCTGTGGCAGGTTTACTGTTCACAGCATTCTAAGGGCACTTGGGTTGGTGTGGAAGACCTAGAATTTGAAGGGGGGAACAAGGCTGTGGTCTATGCTTCTCTACATGGTCATGCTTTATATCCAAGAGCAGGGCTTGTGCTTCAAGGGGACAGCAACTTGGGAATAGGGATAAGGAATGATACAGCAAAAGGAACCAAGATGGACACTGGTGAAAGGTATGTTGTTGTTGCAGGTGAGAGCTTGGGCTCGGTTGCTGAGCCTCCATGGCTGAACTATGCGAAGCGCTGGGGACCAACCATCACCTATAACATAGCGGTGGAGCTGAAGAAAGTGACGACGATTCTCCCTGGAAAGCTTAAGGATGCACTGGAGAGTGTGATCAGAAAGCTCCCTGCAGAAGTTCTTGGGGAGTCGGGACCTACAGGGCCAAAAATGAAGAGTAATTGGTCGGTTGATGAAGCTTGA